A region of Pyxidicoccus parkwaysis DNA encodes the following proteins:
- a CDS encoding DUF4397 domain-containing protein has translation MRHVLRGWFLAVGLCLAAGSVGCNSECVDAFDCRTDEGQPQDGQQWACREEKCVLEPVSNNDRDAGTDAGVDAGRDAGDSGAPDAGDSGVPDAGDSGVPDGGDSGVPDAGGVPDAGPVDPCTATVACVRFVNVLYEGNSTDPQTPWTPDTYKMDAYQGDTQKLISAVEPGDKGVSDYVPVAAGADLSFSIRTAGSEASSAALATATGVSLAAGERLTLVGIGLMSRKGTTRFDRPQLLALKEQFGTVAANQVRVRHVTGDYLVSTRRARRLAAGTDAPFSTVAPFSADNTADGIAGQPISADTHQLVLSGSSEADIILPSVSGTASFTLPAQTLKAGTAWFAITYGDDRRSTDDPGSTSLMLLPSGKNGAVRLKRDPLLYFLHGLSGGEPLRVFNKSDPNNIPVAVDLTFKADPAVGDLPASPTGHSLKFTLNSDAATTVLDDVQTGPLLAGRRYLVVVSGRAGQTGALGPRAFTFQDAFAPSAQDARIRVVNASPNSPATGVSFGYFDVQGDGTRGSTFTSVVSDVAYGSIGGPAEGVPFTPPTGTDMSGNTYSFFGVRGTQGGGTSSRSVTVGTSVSRPHLFVLLGDWEQAEGLTFRAANVRTPSWTTLAPSGSDFFAP, from the coding sequence ATGAGACATGTCTTGAGAGGATGGTTCCTCGCCGTCGGCCTCTGCCTCGCGGCGGGCAGCGTCGGGTGCAATTCCGAGTGCGTGGATGCGTTCGACTGCCGGACGGACGAGGGGCAGCCGCAGGATGGACAGCAGTGGGCCTGCCGTGAAGAGAAGTGCGTGCTCGAGCCCGTGTCCAACAACGACAGGGATGCGGGAACGGACGCCGGAGTCGACGCGGGGCGTGACGCCGGTGACAGCGGAGCGCCTGACGCGGGTGACAGCGGAGTGCCCGACGCGGGCGACAGTGGAGTGCCCGACGGTGGTGACAGCGGAGTGCCTGACGCCGGCGGAGTTCCGGACGCGGGCCCGGTCGACCCCTGCACGGCGACGGTGGCCTGTGTCCGCTTCGTCAACGTGCTCTACGAGGGCAACTCCACCGACCCGCAGACCCCGTGGACTCCCGACACCTACAAGATGGACGCCTACCAGGGCGACACGCAGAAGCTCATCTCGGCGGTGGAGCCCGGCGACAAGGGCGTGTCGGACTACGTGCCGGTGGCCGCCGGCGCGGACCTGAGCTTCTCCATCCGTACTGCCGGCTCGGAGGCCTCGAGCGCCGCGCTGGCGACGGCGACGGGCGTGTCCCTGGCCGCGGGTGAGCGCCTGACACTCGTGGGCATCGGCCTCATGTCGCGTAAGGGGACGACGCGCTTCGACCGGCCGCAGCTCCTCGCTCTAAAGGAGCAGTTCGGCACGGTGGCCGCAAACCAGGTCCGGGTGCGCCACGTCACGGGTGACTACCTCGTCTCCACGCGCCGCGCGCGCCGGCTCGCGGCCGGAACGGACGCTCCGTTCTCCACCGTGGCTCCCTTCTCCGCCGACAACACGGCGGATGGCATCGCGGGTCAGCCCATTTCCGCGGACACCCACCAGCTCGTGCTCTCGGGCTCGAGCGAGGCCGACATCATCCTGCCGTCCGTGAGCGGCACCGCCAGCTTCACGCTGCCCGCGCAGACGCTGAAGGCGGGGACCGCCTGGTTCGCCATCACCTACGGCGATGACCGGCGCAGCACGGATGACCCCGGCTCCACCTCGCTGATGCTGCTGCCCTCGGGGAAGAACGGCGCCGTGCGCCTCAAGCGCGACCCGCTCCTCTACTTCCTCCACGGGCTGTCGGGCGGGGAGCCGCTCCGGGTCTTCAACAAGAGCGACCCGAACAACATCCCCGTGGCCGTGGACCTCACGTTCAAGGCCGACCCGGCCGTGGGTGATTTGCCCGCGTCCCCGACGGGCCATTCGTTGAAGTTCACCCTGAACAGCGATGCCGCCACCACCGTCCTGGACGACGTGCAGACCGGGCCGCTGCTGGCGGGCCGGCGCTACCTGGTGGTCGTCAGCGGCCGCGCGGGACAGACGGGAGCGCTGGGTCCGCGCGCCTTCACGTTCCAGGACGCCTTCGCGCCCTCGGCCCAGGACGCTCGCATCCGCGTGGTGAACGCGAGCCCCAACTCACCGGCCACGGGCGTGTCCTTCGGCTACTTCGACGTCCAGGGCGACGGCACGCGCGGGAGCACCTTCACCAGCGTCGTCAGCGACGTGGCGTATGGAAGCATCGGCGGCCCCGCCGAGGGCGTGCCCTTCACTCCGCCCACTGGCACGGACATGAGCGGCAACACCTACTCCTTCTTCGGTGTGCGCGGCACGCAGGGCGGCGGCACGTCGAGCCGCTCCGTGACGGTGGGCACGTCGGTCAGCCGGCCGCACCTCTTCGTGCTGCTGGGAGACTGGGAGCAGGCCGAGGGCCTCACGTTCCGCGCGGCCAACGTGCGCACGCCGTCGTGGACCACGCTGGCGCCGTCGGGGAGTGACTTCTTCGCGCCGTGA